acataaaaaaatcttgatcgaggtcgtcgctcctgcaaaacgtaaacaaacgagcgtaaattccatacaaaaatacaaaattgggATATTCGCAAGTCagaacaccccccaataaatgcATCCTGATCGACATCTTTTGTCTTACTCTTACGTCTTGAAGtttgagtttttgaattttcagtaGCACCATGATGGCGCGACATACCCAGTTTGCGCCAACACCttttttttgtagaactttATTTTTTTGGTCTTGCAAATTGATTCCGGAGGATGTTTCGAATTAAGAAAACTCACCAATACAAAAATTGAGATTTGAAAAGATTTCGgtaagaattcatttttatgagaaaatacctgtaaaaatttgaatatagtttCTGTTTCTTCCCGTCCCCGGTCAAATACGGTACCTGGTGAAACCACGTGAAACTTCCGCGGAATGATCTATAGTGCCACATAATATGAATGACTAGTCGTCTGCCTTTGGTTCTAGAAGCGAAGGCCAATGTTTCCATTATCGGAACAAGTTTCATGAAATTCTATAGAGCCGCTTTTTTGCAGAGGAAAAATTACAGCACAAATAACTtgatgattttattgttaatttgGTAAGTATTTCACtgtatttttgaattaaatgaaatatgcTAATTAGGCGCAACTTAAACAGGGATAACACCAAAAATTGCCACTTCCACCGCGGATCCGTAAGCTGCTAAGTGATAAGGTAAAGGACAACAGAAATTGTTTACCCTGCAACAAAAAGCAGCTCTCGACGATTTTTTGTCGTGGAAACGAAGGATCCACCGGCACCGGTACTGAACGGATTTTCTTGATACcaaatcctgaaggaatctcAAAGCCGCCAAACTGCCGATGGTACTAGCCGTATTTTAATGTCGCATGTTGATTCTAATTATATGTTTATTCTGTGAACACCACTTGTGTAGTAAAACATATTTAGTAGAGGCCTGGATAACAGAAACGCGGATaaaaaatatgactctgccaacactgcagtcAATGCTCTTCATCAAAgagcaacacatgaaaaggaagaaatggtttatatAGAAAAAATCTCGCAGTCCGCTATTTTTtgtgtccacatcacataacaatagaattcaataaataatgcatttttatttcataatctagggggaatgacggctttggcaggttttgttctattattggcaggggggttttttatgattgACTAGGCTCGAATTTGGCCTAAACGTTCTTTGCataacaaaaaatattgtgTTTCTCTAATACTTAGTATATTTCCATTTTAAAACATTGGTTGTtctatttaaaaattgaaaataaatgctGAACAAGGGCTTGATTTTTCTTATCATGCTATCGTTGTGGTTTTGAGTTGTGTTTGTGTTTCCATTCTATCTCCCGCTGTCCGTTtgcttttatgaaaaaaaaacatgcctTCATCTATTTTTTATCTTTTGAAAGATTATCTTGTTTCTTaatcttttgtttatttggaaggctcagcGTTACGGTGAaggtgaagcgttacggagccgaaatcaattATATCAATACATTTCTCGATTTTTATACATAGTTTTAGTTTTGGGGAATCGAAAGACTTGCGGTTCAGTCGaagttagggaatacaataatacagtaggaaaggaaaggattttagagtgcttaagtaattactatgctgatgttcacaaagttgacattcctcgcatttttacatctgtaacgggtcaaacaaacttttttttggaagacaacgacgagaggaagacatacggaagggattaatgacagacattgaaatgtacaacaagaggaaaaTATTCGTAATGgagtacgacagacaagggaatgagtagacaatgattacagtcttACACCAGCAACTTTCAagaattggtggaccagggacatgcactcgagatcaaggccggttgttttcctcggacccggagatgatcagttagcgcagatctggggccacgatgctcttCGCACGCTCACACGACAAGATCGATGTGGTGATCATTCttgccgcaaacacagagatttccttccgagagccgcACTCTGAGAAGATGTGTGAGATTATTTTCATCGGCTTTTTTTCGGTGAACATTAATTTAAACTAAGCAAAATTACCGGACGTTTCGACCTACTAATATGTTCGGTCATCATCAGCGGAtccttaaatatttattttttagttttttagataCAATATTTTAATTAATGATAACTTACATGCTATAGAGAAAATCTACTCCCATCACTTCTCTGCTTTTGTTTTGTACATCAGTCGTTTTGTGTGGTATGTGTGTCCTTAGGTTAtagttgttttgttgttattaatttttcaattagACCTTCACTGTATTCTCTTCTcctctaaataaataaaaaataaatatttaaggaTCCGCTGATGATGACCGAACATATTAGTAGGTCGAAACGTCCGGTAATTTGCTTAGTTTAAATTAAtgttcaccgaaaaaagccgatGAAAATAATCTCACATGATTAGAAGCGGTGATGATCTCTGTTAAACATCATAAACAATCGGCAGAAAATCAATACGAAAACAAATCAGAAGATGTTTTTCGTAAAAGCGTTAGGAAGACGCTATGGGAGCATAGTCGAAACAGTGCTCCGCAGATATCTGAAAACACGAATGAAGGCGGCTCGTTTCAGATCCAGACGTCTGTTCCTGCTAAACTGTCGTAAAACTAATGTGTTTCCGAAATGTTTGGActttgatcttgcgttggatgtGGAAAACCTGGAATCAAGTCAAAAGTTGGAGAAAGTGGTCAAAAAGTTCAAACTGAAAATAGTGAGCGTGCTGATATCGGATTCCCAACGTAGCTTATGTAGAATCAAAACATCATCTGCGATGTTACGAAGGTGGATAGATCGCACACTAACGCATGAAGATATGGTGTTTTTCGATGAATCTGTGCAACGAAAGGAGGAATGCGTATATCGCCAATGTAGCGCAAAAGCAATCGCCAAACTAGAAAACCTAAAAACAACACTCATTCGTAAACTACACAATCACGTTTCGTCGGTTATAAACCACACAGACACAGAGCTGCCGGATTTTTTGCTCCGGACTCTACAGTTGGGATGGAACTTCAACGTTCCGGATAAAAAACATCCACCGTACGTAAGAATGCTAGCTGAGATCGAGAGCTGCATACAATGGGATTCGCGAGCAGAAACGATACGGAACGATATATCGAATGCGTTTATAAACCACATCAACTATACAAAACAGCCACTTCACGATGAACACGAATGGATACGGAAAGATGTGACGAAGAGCAAACGGTTTCTGAAGGAGCACGCGGACCTGGTAGTAACGAGAGCGGACAAGGGAAAACAAACTGTTATTATCACGAGGGAAGagtatgacaaaaaaatgaatgaactgGTCAATGATGAGAGCACGTATGAAAGAGTAAACAAGGACTTAACGATGACTACACTAAGGAAGATCAACACAATGCTGGACCTGTGGAGTAGGGAGGAATGGATCGATCAATCAACGAAGCATCGCCTCAAGATTTACCACTGTAACCCCCCACGAATATACGGGTTACCGAAGACGCACAAAGAGAACAGACCACTTCGGATCATCTGTTCCACGATTGGTACTGTTACCTACAAATGTGCAAAGTATGTGTCATCAATTTTGAACAATATAGTAGGGAAATCTGCGTGTCATATTGTGAACAGTTTTGATTTTGTAGCAGAAATGCGCAATACTACCATCACAAGCGACATCAGATTAGTGTCGCTGGATGTTGTATCTCTTTTTACGAATATTCCTGTTGATTTCGCTATGGAAAGTGTCATGCTGAGATGGGATGAAATACAAGCATTCACGGACATTCCCAAagagaattttgaagaaatgttAAGCTTACTGTTATCGTccacattttttcaatacaacaacaaattttacaaacagAAATTTGGTGTACCAATGGGTTCACCACTTTCACCGGTAGTAGCCAATATAACGTTAGAACGTATAGAATCAAGCGCTTTAGATACTCTTAAACATGAAAGGATTGTACCAGTTTTCTTTAAAAGATACGTCGATGATTGTTTAACTGCTGTAAAACAACAGGACATTGAAAGAGTAGTAGAAGTTTTTAACAGTTACAATACTAGGCTCCAATTCACGGTAGAAATAGAGGAcatggaaaaattaaaatttttagacACAATAGTAAGACGGACAGAAAACAGATTGACACTAGAATGGACACCTAAAGACGTGAATGGGAGATACCTTGACTACAACTCCATTAGCCCATTCACACATAAAAAGAACACTATCATTGCTTTTAGTCGACAGAGCAATTAAGTTAAGTGACGCTAAATTTAGACAGAATTCCTCAATATAGTTAAGAACATTTTAGAAAATAACAACTATCCCAAAGTTTTAATTGAAAAGACGATTAGAGAGAACACACATTGCATACAACACGTTAACTAATAAAAACACCCTGATGAAAGCAAGTACGTGTCGGCACCTTACATACCAGGCCTGGGGAAAAATAGCTAGATACTTAGCTCAATATAACATAAAACTTGCATTCAAACCAATAGATAAAATCAAAGATAACGTATTCACAAAACTTaaagataaaataatgaaaactaaaagAACGAATGTAGTTTATGAAATACCTTGTGCAGTGTGCGAGAATAATACATATATAGGACAGACTAGTCAATTCTTAAGTAAAAGATTAGATCAACATAAAAACgacattaaaacaaaaaaagtaggtAGTACAGGTTTAGTACAACATACCATCAACGAAggagaatctatgacaaaaggtcgaaagacaaaaggtcgaaaggacaaaaggtcgaaagacaaaaggtcgaaagacaaaaggtcgaaaggacaaaagatcgaaaagacaaaacgtcgaaagggacaaaaggtcgaaaggacaaaaggtcgaaaggcaaaaaaggtcgaaaaggacaaaaggtcgaaagggacaaaaggtcgatcaaaaacaagttgataacaagttgggtgtattccgaaATAATTCATGAAATCCATTTTACTTCAAGTAGAAATAACATACTCatcacatcaatcaaagttaaagaatgagcaattttcaaagaaggattaATTACTATggaacaatattatgaatatcaagataattctgttagagataaaaagatcattgatttaggaaatgaataaaacttgtattgcgcacagttggcaaaaaagttgctcttttattttaaactatttttaccaattaaataaaattctttcaatgagtgcaaataatagatgaaaatctaggttttctgaatgtcgcttcgatctgtcaaaatagtgcactcCGCAGCCACGCAagcgcacgcattgaaaatacaccggcgtgtaatatacgccggtgtatttgatgtgcggcgtgcaccattttgacagatcgaagtgacatatagaaaactcaacatccatctattagttgtactcactgaacaaattttatttaattgttaaaacttgtgaaaaataaaagagcagagtttttgctaactgtgtagggcaactctggtgctagattgactctctccgtttcagttccttgtccatttcgaccttttgatcttattgatctttagtttctttcgaccttttgtcccgttcgacgttttgtccgtttcgaccttttgtcccgttcgacgttttgtcctttcgaccttttgtccctttcgaccttttgtccctttcgaccttttgtccttttcgaccatttgtcccttcgaccttttgtctttcgacgttttgtctttcgaccttttgtcctttcgaccttttgtctttcgaccttttgtccctaacccaacGAAGGACACtgctttaattttgaaaaaacacAAATACTAGACGAGATACCTAGAACAGACACAAGACTCATAGCAGAAACCttttatattaaaattagagGAGAAGAGAATACAGTGAATTTGCAGAGAGATTCCATCAGATTCAGATCGACGTATAACGGTctaattgaaaaattaataacaacaaaacaactaTAACCTAAGGACACACATACCACACAAAACGACTGATGTACAAAACAAAAGCAGAGAAGTGATGGGAGTAGATTTTCTCTATAGCATGTAAGTTATCATTAATTAAAATATTGtatctaaaaaactaaaaataaatcTTTAAGGATCCGCTGATGATGATCGAACATATTAGTAGGTCGAAACGTTCGGTAATTTTGCTTCGTTTAAATTAATGTTCCCCGAACAAAGCCGATGAAAATAATCTCACATGATTAGAAGCGGTGATGATCTCTGTTAAAcatctgaaaagatgtgcaattaaagtgtagtgattggacattagacgacacatggttcgaatgaagtctcgtcccatatttaGTTTGCTGAACCATGGACGCATGACACCTGCGGGTGAATTGAATGCAGCAATCTACCCAGCTctccatttgtccatttctgttgccagctgatcaaggtttcctgacgcaCTAATGTGGAAAATTCATCGTAGGTGATtatccgatcgtaaatatcacctgcCATAGCGCCCATCTTAGCCAAAGAAttcgctttctcatttcccgggatcgagtgATGAGAATGGACCCAAGCCAGGGTGATTGTGAATGGCCGttttgataaagcactcaaagctttccttaTTTCGTCTAGAAGAAAAGCTgagtgcttaacaggtttcgtTGACCGAACAGCGTCCAGGGAACTTAGACTGtaggtgaagatgaaaaagtgtttAGGGGGAAGGGATGCTATTTGCtcaagtgaatagtgtatagcggCAAGATCAGCAGTATACACAGAACTAGGCTCTTTTAGCTTAAAGTACGCGCTATGCAatggggtcctccttagccgtgcggttagatgcgcggctacaaagcaagaccatgctgagggtggctgggttcaattcctggtgccggtctagacaattttcggtttggaaattgtctcgattaccctgggcatgaaagtataatcgtgttagcctcatgatatacgaatgcaaaaataataacttgGTTTCGAAACCTcgtggttaataactgtggaagtgctaaatgaacactaaacttCTAGGCGGTACTGTCCCACTGggggatgtaacgccaataagaagaagaaggcgctatgcaaaatattaaaaacaccgaaaccagtagagtcatccatttttgacccctCTCTTCGCTgacgtgcccgtatttgcttgcaagtaatggaggtatgacctccgcacgaaTGAAGTTTGGTGtcccatgaacctcctgcttcatggacagatcaaaagtaacagaagAAATGTAAGGGTCTAAGAAAtcagcacgattggtgtcaaccgaagacagacgaaaatcgctttccCAGATTTCTGCTGATCGGACTAATATTCaagcgtttgcctttgggtcggaaAAAACGTAACTAAAGATAAATCGgaatgttttaaatgtggtacatgcccttttaaatgtgtagaatagaataagtgaACGGCggaggttttcggtcatccaagaaatccttggagttAGGTCCTCCGATCAACAaacgtaactaaagatcaatcgtaCTGTTTTAAATGCGGTACATGCACTTTTGGATATGAAGAATAGAACAAGTCAGCGGCAGCGGTTTTCGGTCATCCAATATatccctggagttaggtcctcagatctacacgcgtaatgcACGCGGCACATGTCCttctggatgtgtagaatagaacgagccatcgtaagagattctgggtcattcaagaaatccctggagttaggccttaagatctacacgcgtcactaaagatgtatcggactgtttcaaatgtggtacatgcccttttggatgtgtagaatagaataagtcaacggcagaggttttcggtcatccaagaaatccctggagttaggtcctcagatctacacgcgtaactaaagttcAGTCGGACTGTTTAaattatggcacatgtccttttggatgattagaatagaatgagccatcgtaagagattctgggtcattcaagaagttcctggagttaggccttaagatctacacgcgatactaaagatgtatcggaccgttttaaatgtggtacgtacccttttggatgtgtagaatataATAAGTCAGCAGCAGAggttcttgatcatccaagaaatcccttgagATTGGCACACAGGTTTGCACGATTAACCGAAGATAAATC
The nucleotide sequence above comes from Armigeres subalbatus isolate Guangzhou_Male chromosome 3, GZ_Asu_2, whole genome shotgun sequence. Encoded proteins:
- the LOC134221951 gene encoding uncharacterized protein LOC134221951 — translated: MKAARFRSRRLFLLNCRKTNVFPKCLDFDLALDVENLESSQKLEKVVKKFKLKIVSVLISDSQRSLCRIKTSSAMLRRWIDRTLTHEDMVFFDESVQRKEECVYRQCSAKAIAKLENLKTTLIRKLHNHVSSVINHTDTELPDFLLRTLQLGWNFNVPDKKHPPYVRMLAEIESCIQWDSRAETIRNDISNAFINHINYTKQPLHDEHEWIRKDVTKSKRFLKEHADLVVTRADKGKQTVIITREEYDKKMNELVNDESTYERVNKDLTMTTLRKINTMLDLWSREEWIDQSTKHRLKIYHCNPPRIYGLPKTHKENRPLRIICSTIGTVTYKCAKTTEPIVENRLSLNDIGSYAMQCPRSNTLPAPLKPYRAISTEQPKASLTNLTSCRLTEESRHKELTCTDEHAAQNDQLIPLISRSYYRSSSGEFHLTC